Proteins encoded by one window of Streptomyces sp. ALI-76-A:
- a CDS encoding glycosyltransferase family 2 protein — protein MTSTPTGARQNYDPSQTTQLRVPSHRTGAFRRIKKTLPKYDYEHYSRLAGPLTQPDPTKPYRVQYRSLISQEPHRIRVALMLAAAPLLSLVLLVWLLQPSHWTVRDYPAFAWLPALDVVMLVSIGLIEFFRCMNVLSNAHATLVARDPIPVVPETGTRVAFLTSFVPGKEPLEMVTKTLEAAVKIRHRGLMHVWLLDEGDDPEVKAVCERLGVHHFSRKGVAKWNQASGPHRAKTKHGNYNAWLDAHGDNYDFFASVDTDHVPLPNYLERMLGFFRDPNIGFVIGPQVYGNYDNFVTKAAESQQFLFHALIQRAGNRYGSPMFVGTSNAVRIRALKQIGGLYDSITEDMATGFEIHRHKNPATGKKWRSVYTPDVLAVGEGPSAWTDFFTQQMRWSRGTYETILKQYWKGWYSLPPSKLFNYTMMIIFYPMSALNWILAAVSCALFLGLGASGVNIDPTVWLMLYGNASALQIGLYIWNRRHNVSPHEPEGSGGVAGMVMSALSAPLYAKALIDSALRRKSKFVVTPKGDSASPDRWFGTFRYHWYFIALFTASIAAGFVFGHAHPAMIIWATFATLITATPIIAWRHMLRQAKKRPAAPEQEPRDAAPVAPPAAPVGAYEPQALPVQRTAAQHAPQHKPSWAASNEGSNGTGDQTMQIALGGLGGRKE, from the coding sequence ATGACGTCGACGCCGACGGGCGCCCGGCAGAACTACGACCCGTCCCAGACCACCCAGCTCAGGGTGCCTTCACATCGGACCGGGGCGTTCCGCAGGATCAAGAAGACGCTGCCGAAGTACGACTACGAGCACTACAGCCGACTGGCAGGTCCCCTCACCCAGCCCGACCCGACCAAGCCGTACAGAGTGCAGTACCGCTCCCTGATCTCGCAGGAGCCGCACCGTATCCGGGTCGCGTTGATGCTGGCCGCCGCACCGCTGCTGTCGCTGGTGCTGCTGGTGTGGCTGCTTCAGCCCTCGCACTGGACCGTGCGCGACTACCCGGCGTTCGCCTGGCTGCCGGCGCTCGACGTGGTGATGCTCGTCTCGATCGGCCTGATCGAGTTCTTCCGCTGCATGAACGTGCTGTCGAACGCGCACGCGACCCTGGTCGCCCGCGACCCGATCCCGGTGGTCCCCGAGACCGGCACCAGAGTGGCCTTCCTCACCTCCTTCGTGCCCGGCAAGGAGCCGCTGGAGATGGTGACGAAGACCCTGGAAGCCGCGGTGAAGATCCGCCACCGCGGCCTCATGCATGTCTGGCTCCTCGACGAGGGCGACGACCCCGAGGTGAAGGCCGTGTGCGAGCGCCTCGGCGTCCACCACTTCTCCCGCAAGGGCGTGGCGAAGTGGAACCAGGCCTCGGGCCCGCACCGCGCCAAGACCAAGCACGGCAACTACAACGCCTGGCTGGACGCGCACGGCGACAACTACGACTTCTTCGCGTCCGTGGACACCGACCACGTGCCGCTGCCGAACTACCTGGAGCGGATGCTCGGCTTCTTCCGCGACCCGAACATCGGCTTCGTCATCGGCCCGCAGGTCTACGGCAACTACGACAACTTCGTCACCAAGGCCGCCGAGTCGCAGCAGTTCCTCTTCCACGCGCTGATCCAGCGCGCCGGCAACCGCTACGGCTCGCCGATGTTCGTGGGCACGTCGAACGCCGTGCGCATCAGGGCGCTGAAGCAGATCGGCGGCCTGTACGACTCGATCACCGAGGACATGGCGACCGGCTTCGAGATCCACCGCCACAAGAACCCGGCGACGGGCAAGAAGTGGCGCTCGGTCTACACCCCGGACGTCCTCGCGGTCGGTGAGGGACCCAGCGCCTGGACGGACTTCTTCACCCAGCAGATGCGCTGGTCGCGCGGTACGTACGAGACGATCCTCAAGCAGTACTGGAAGGGCTGGTACTCGCTGCCGCCGAGCAAGCTCTTCAACTACACGATGATGATCATCTTCTACCCGATGTCCGCCCTCAACTGGATCCTCGCCGCGGTGAGCTGCGCGCTGTTCCTGGGCCTGGGCGCCTCCGGTGTGAACATCGACCCGACCGTGTGGCTGATGCTCTACGGCAACGCCTCCGCGCTCCAGATCGGCCTGTACATCTGGAACCGCCGGCACAACGTCTCCCCGCACGAGCCGGAGGGGTCCGGCGGCGTGGCCGGCATGGTCATGTCCGCCCTGTCCGCGCCGCTCTACGCCAAGGCGCTGATCGACTCCGCCCTCCGGCGCAAGAGCAAGTTCGTGGTCACGCCCAAGGGTGACTCGGCGAGCCCGGACAGGTGGTTCGGGACCTTCCGGTACCACTGGTACTTCATCGCGCTCTTCACCGCGTCGATCGCCGCCGGATTCGTCTTCGGGCACGCGCACCCCGCGATGATCATCTGGGCGACGTTCGCCACGCTGATCACCGCGACGCCGATCATCGCCTGGCGCCACATGCTCCGCCAGGCGAAGAAGAGGCCCGCGGCGCCCGAGCAGGAGCCGCGGGACGCGGCTCCCGTCGCCCCGCCCGCGGCCCCCGTGGGG